The following proteins come from a genomic window of Peptoniphilus equinus:
- a CDS encoding HPr family phosphocarrier protein, whose translation MVTKTVKLNNEDGLHARAAALFVRTANRFKSEITLSLNGDSVNAKSIIGIMSLGAFSGEDIAIAAQGEDEVEAVDNLVHLVENEFSIM comes from the coding sequence ATGGTTACAAAGACAGTAAAATTGAACAATGAGGATGGATTACACGCACGTGCTGCAGCCCTGTTTGTGCGTACGGCGAACCGTTTCAAGTCCGAGATTACCTTGTCGCTAAACGGTGACAGCGTCAATGCGAAGAGTATAATCGGTATCATGTCCTTGGGAGCATTTAGCGGCGAAGACATCGCCATTGCCGCCCAAGGTGAAGACGAAGTCGAGGCGGTTGACAATTTAGTCCACTTAGTGGAAAATGAATTTAGTATTATGTAA
- the whiA gene encoding DNA-binding protein WhiA: MSFSADVKNECARIKNVNVSGVIAELAAYIPMCGALKLTRHGLVLRFNTENAAIGRRIFTFLKNFYSGDVDVKVSQSKQLKKNNIYTIAMNDTNAVRVLLYDTAFVTDDNVFTPNYMPYSVLRTDEEERAYVRASFLGAGSISNPEKYYHLEFVSSTLDHSHFLQEILSGYGLGAKVTGRKESFITYIKGAEQIADTLALMGAQMSVLKFENIRVLKDVNNNVNRLVNMESANLNKIVNSSVAQVQDIELIQQTCGLDTLPEGLRDVAILRLADESLSLKELGERLKPPIGKSGVNHRFKKLRAIANQIRGEHDGYKDSKIEQ; this comes from the coding sequence ATGAGTTTTTCAGCCGACGTAAAAAATGAATGTGCGCGTATTAAGAATGTCAATGTGTCGGGCGTCATTGCCGAGCTTGCAGCCTACATTCCCATGTGCGGGGCGCTGAAGTTGACGCGCCATGGGTTAGTCTTGAGATTCAATACGGAAAATGCCGCGATAGGTCGGCGTATTTTCACGTTTCTTAAGAACTTTTATTCCGGCGATGTGGATGTCAAGGTGTCTCAGTCCAAACAGCTAAAAAAGAACAATATTTATACGATTGCCATGAACGATACCAATGCTGTTCGGGTGTTGCTCTATGACACGGCGTTTGTCACCGACGATAATGTCTTTACACCAAACTATATGCCCTACAGTGTATTGAGAACGGATGAGGAGGAGCGGGCCTATGTTCGGGCTTCGTTTTTAGGGGCAGGGTCCATTTCCAATCCGGAAAAATATTACCACTTGGAGTTTGTCTCCAGTACGTTGGATCACAGTCATTTTCTTCAGGAAATCTTAAGCGGTTACGGTCTCGGGGCAAAAGTCACCGGCAGAAAAGAGAGCTTTATCACCTACATAAAAGGTGCGGAACAGATTGCCGACACGTTGGCGCTCATGGGCGCGCAAATGTCGGTGCTGAAATTTGAAAACATTCGAGTCCTTAAAGATGTGAACAACAATGTCAATCGTCTGGTGAATATGGAGTCGGCCAATTTGAATAAAATTGTCAATTCATCGGTAGCTCAGGTTCAGGATATTGAACTGATTCAGCAGACTTGCGGGTTGGATACGCTGCCTGAAGGACTCAGGGATGTGGCGATACTTCGGCTGGCAGATGAATCTCTGAGCCTCAAAGAGCTGGGGGAACGTTTAAAGCCGCCGATTGGCAAGAGTGGCGTCAATCATAGATTTAAAAAATTACGAGCCATAGCAAATCAAATAAGGGGTGAACACGATGGTTACAAAGACAGTAAAATTGAACAATGA
- a CDS encoding dihydroorotate dehydrogenase, producing the protein MGSEIHAFGTTFKNPILPASGTFGYGDNYSRYYDPAILGALVSKGITWNPKSGNSGIRIYETPSGILNSIGLENPGTKGFLAHSFHAMKKLNDQLIINVGGNTEEEYLQSVELLNDYDFTAIELNISCPNVKHGGMAFGIETETAAAITKTVKAHTRHPLIVKLSPNARDIVECAKAVEEAGADGVSLINTILGMAIDPYSQAIIFENTYAGLSGPAVKPIALRMVHQVAKVLTIPIVAEGGITTAGDVVEFLLAGASLVEVGTANFMNPRVIQEIIEGFNTYLEEMDTTAENLIGKLV; encoded by the coding sequence ATGGGAAGTGAGATTCACGCATTCGGTACGACATTTAAAAATCCCATTCTCCCGGCGTCGGGGACATTCGGCTATGGGGATAATTACTCTCGCTACTATGATCCGGCGATTTTAGGCGCTCTGGTGTCTAAAGGCATCACCTGGAATCCGAAAAGCGGCAACAGCGGCATTCGTATCTATGAAACGCCCTCCGGCATTTTAAATTCTATCGGTCTTGAGAATCCGGGCACCAAGGGTTTTCTTGCCCACAGCTTCCATGCCATGAAAAAGCTGAACGATCAGCTCATCATTAATGTGGGCGGCAATACGGAAGAGGAATACCTCCAAAGTGTGGAGCTCTTAAACGACTACGACTTCACTGCCATTGAACTGAATATCTCCTGTCCCAACGTCAAGCACGGGGGTATGGCTTTCGGCATTGAAACCGAGACGGCGGCAGCGATTACCAAGACGGTGAAGGCTCATACACGACACCCTCTCATTGTCAAGCTCTCCCCTAACGCAAGGGATATTGTGGAATGCGCCAAGGCAGTTGAAGAGGCGGGAGCGGACGGCGTGTCCCTTATCAACACCATTTTGGGTATGGCCATCGACCCTTACAGTCAAGCGATCATTTTTGAGAACACCTACGCCGGGTTGTCGGGACCGGCTGTAAAGCCTATTGCACTGCGCATGGTACACCAGGTGGCGAAGGTCCTCACTATTCCTATCGTGGCGGAAGGCGGCATCACTACAGCCGGCGATGTGGTTGAATTTCTTCTTGCCGGCGCCAGTCTGGTGGAAGTGGGCACGGCGAATTTTATGAATCCTCGTGTGATTCAAGAAATCATTGAAGGGTTTAATACTTACCTCGAAGAAATGGATACCACAGCGGAAAATCTCATCGGTAAATTGGTTTAA
- a CDS encoding dihydroorotate dehydrogenase electron transfer subunit, translating into MAKVLWNTHIDSNYYLIKVDQVDDVKPGQFYMLRAWDKYPILSRPISIYDADEEGLTFFYEVRGEGTQRIRDLEPGDELTCYGPYGNSFNAEGVDAVTLVGGSVGAAPFYYLAKVLRRNNPKCRIEFYLGERETQSLETAFSDLDVNLHVKKGGLITEDLTYDTKLLYTCGPDPMMRAVTLAALDAGCDVMISLDNRMGCGVGACLSCTCTTKSGNKRACVEGPVFEGGDVYGK; encoded by the coding sequence ATGGCAAAAGTTTTATGGAATACGCATATTGACAGCAACTACTACCTGATTAAAGTCGATCAAGTCGATGACGTCAAGCCGGGTCAATTCTATATGTTACGAGCATGGGACAAGTATCCAATCTTGTCCCGTCCTATTTCTATCTACGATGCCGACGAGGAAGGGCTCACTTTTTTTTATGAAGTGCGAGGCGAGGGGACACAACGCATCCGAGACTTGGAGCCGGGGGACGAGCTCACCTGCTACGGGCCTTATGGCAACAGTTTTAATGCCGAAGGGGTCGATGCTGTCACGTTGGTAGGCGGCTCTGTCGGTGCGGCGCCGTTTTACTATCTTGCCAAAGTGCTGCGACGGAACAATCCGAAGTGCAGGATTGAGTTCTATCTCGGCGAGCGTGAGACGCAGTCCCTTGAGACGGCTTTTTCGGATTTGGATGTGAATCTTCATGTCAAAAAGGGCGGTCTGATCACTGAGGATTTAACTTATGATACGAAGCTCCTCTACACTTGCGGGCCGGATCCCATGATGCGAGCTGTCACGTTGGCGGCTCTGGACGCCGGGTGTGACGTGATGATATCGTTGGATAATCGCATGGGATGCGGGGTAGGTGCGTGTCTGTCCTGTACATGTACGACGAAGAGCGGCAACAAGCGAGCCTGTGTGGAAGGGCCGGTCTTTGAAGGAGGTGACGTCTATGGGAAGTGA
- a CDS encoding aspartate carbamoyltransferase regulatory subunit: MINVSKIKKGLVLDHIEHGKGKMLYQALHLDEVEDPVVLMQGISSTTMGKKDLIKIETDLELDYTVLGLIAPHVTVNFIKDGQRARKMRLELPEVVEGVLKCHNPRCITGVEHVHKHKFYLVDPETATYICEYCDAKTRYE; the protein is encoded by the coding sequence ATGATTAACGTATCGAAAATTAAAAAAGGTTTGGTGTTGGATCATATTGAGCACGGCAAGGGCAAAATGCTCTACCAAGCATTACACCTGGACGAGGTTGAAGACCCGGTTGTGCTGATGCAGGGGATTTCTTCCACAACCATGGGCAAGAAGGACCTGATAAAAATTGAAACCGACCTGGAACTGGACTATACTGTGTTGGGCCTTATTGCGCCTCATGTCACGGTGAACTTTATCAAAGACGGCCAGCGGGCACGGAAGATGCGCCTGGAGCTGCCTGAAGTCGTCGAAGGAGTTTTGAAGTGTCACAATCCACGATGCATCACCGGCGTAGAACACGTTCACAAGCATAAGTTCTACCTGGTGGATCCGGAAACCGCCACGTATATTTGTGAATACTGTGATGCAAAGACAAGGTATGAATAA
- the pyrB gene encoding aspartate carbamoyltransferase: MLRHLIQPLDFTTEEFEQLFRLADQILENPSAYSDVCKGKLMASLFFEPSTRTRLSFESAMYRLGGQVVGFADAKVSSTAKGESLSDTLRTVENYCDIAAMRHPKEGAALLASKYMTTMPIINAGDGGHQHPTQTLTDLTTIRHYKGHFDHLTIGVCGDLKFGRTIHSLVRAMNRYDGVKFVFISPDELKMPQVFLDELDPQDYTETSNLKEAIKDLDILYMSRVQRERFVSEEEYLRLKDFFILDKEKMALARKDMLVLHPLPRVNEIHPEVDADPRAVYFQQARFGMYIRMALIMFLLGLGGQND; encoded by the coding sequence ATGTTAAGACATTTAATTCAACCTTTGGACTTTACAACTGAAGAGTTCGAACAACTTTTTAGACTTGCTGATCAAATTCTCGAGAATCCATCTGCTTATTCAGATGTGTGTAAGGGGAAATTGATGGCAAGTCTTTTTTTTGAACCGTCAACGCGGACACGCTTGTCGTTTGAGTCGGCGATGTACCGTTTGGGTGGCCAAGTGGTAGGTTTTGCCGATGCGAAGGTCTCCTCGACGGCAAAAGGGGAGTCGCTCAGTGATACGCTGCGGACCGTAGAAAACTACTGTGACATTGCCGCTATGCGCCATCCTAAGGAAGGTGCGGCGCTTTTGGCATCTAAGTACATGACCACCATGCCCATCATCAATGCCGGTGACGGCGGGCACCAACATCCGACGCAAACTCTGACTGATTTGACGACCATTCGTCATTACAAAGGCCATTTCGACCATCTTACGATCGGGGTGTGCGGCGACTTGAAATTCGGTCGGACGATTCACTCGCTGGTCCGTGCGATGAACCGCTATGACGGTGTGAAGTTTGTCTTTATTTCCCCGGACGAGTTAAAAATGCCCCAAGTCTTTTTAGATGAGCTGGATCCTCAGGACTATACCGAGACCAGCAATTTGAAAGAAGCCATCAAAGATTTGGATATTCTGTATATGTCCCGTGTGCAAAGAGAACGCTTTGTGTCGGAAGAAGAGTATCTTCGCTTAAAGGACTTCTTTATTCTGGACAAGGAAAAGATGGCCTTGGCACGGAAGGATATGCTGGTGCTTCACCCGCTCCCACGGGTCAATGAGATCCATCCGGAGGTGGATGCCGATCCGCGAGCCGTCTACTTCCAACAAGCCCGATTCGGAATGTACATTCGCATGGCGCTCATCATGTTTTTGTTAGGTCTGGGAGGTCAAAATGATTAA
- a CDS encoding SdpI family protein, whose amino-acid sequence MSKEQAFKRSLLLFVVPLIISLAAYPSMPEMMPSHFSLQGEVNDYASKLEVLFGLPAILLFGHIVSGFMLLKDPRAAMQSDKLYKLVFLILPILTVVCQVMSIVTATGSPINSTRLVMGCVALLMIAIGNYLTKSKRNYTIGLKTPWAMADDDNWDKTHRLGSKVFIAAGLVGLLGAVFNQTVLYIVFLRGLIGGNIIVFIYSYWLYKTNHKV is encoded by the coding sequence ATGAGTAAAGAACAAGCATTTAAACGTAGTTTATTATTATTTGTGGTACCTTTGATTATTTCGCTCGCGGCTTATCCCTCCATGCCGGAGATGATGCCAAGTCATTTTAGTCTTCAAGGGGAAGTCAATGACTATGCTTCAAAGCTTGAGGTACTTTTCGGATTACCGGCAATCCTGCTATTTGGCCACATTGTGAGCGGTTTCATGTTGTTGAAGGATCCGAGGGCAGCGATGCAGTCGGATAAACTGTACAAACTTGTCTTTCTTATTTTGCCGATTCTCACGGTGGTGTGTCAAGTGATGAGCATTGTGACGGCTACGGGCAGTCCTATTAACAGCACGCGACTTGTCATGGGATGTGTGGCACTTCTCATGATCGCTATTGGCAATTATCTCACGAAAAGTAAGCGTAACTACACTATAGGATTGAAAACACCATGGGCTATGGCGGACGATGACAATTGGGACAAGACCCATCGATTGGGTAGCAAGGTCTTTATTGCGGCCGGGCTCGTTGGACTGTTAGGCGCGGTGTTCAATCAGACGGTGTTGTATATCGTATTTCTCCGGGGGCTGATAGGTGGGAATATCATCGTGTTTATCTATTCCTATTGGCTCTATAAAACGAATCATAAGGTGTGA
- a CDS encoding autorepressor SdpR family transcription factor, translated as MSLEKTFKALADPKRREILDLLKAGDRTVGELGEAFDMTGATLSYHLNLLKEADLVIDSKVGNFRVYSLRTSVFEEILRYFMTFKERNDE; from the coding sequence ATGAGTTTGGAGAAGACGTTTAAGGCGTTAGCTGATCCCAAGCGTCGAGAAATTTTGGATCTGCTAAAAGCGGGGGATCGTACGGTGGGAGAACTGGGAGAAGCTTTTGACATGACCGGTGCGACACTGAGCTATCATCTCAATCTTTTAAAAGAGGCGGACTTGGTCATAGACAGTAAAGTGGGGAATTTTCGTGTGTATTCCCTGCGCACATCAGTGTTTGAAGAGATTTTGAGATATTTTATGACTTTTAAGGAGAGGAACGATGAGTAA
- a CDS encoding PPC domain-containing DNA-binding protein → MMNYQKIQDTYVVRLDRGEEIMTKLTELAEEEGIRLATVYGLGAVTDVEMGFYDVTKKQYYANTFSEDYEVLHLNGNVTTKDGAPYLHVHLTIADSAGRTFGGHLNKATIAVTGEIFVRVLEGTVARKMDETIGINLMEFVE, encoded by the coding sequence ATGATGAATTATCAAAAAATACAGGACACGTATGTGGTTCGTCTCGACCGTGGTGAAGAGATTATGACAAAGCTCACCGAGCTGGCAGAGGAGGAAGGCATACGACTTGCTACGGTGTATGGTCTGGGGGCGGTCACTGATGTGGAAATGGGTTTTTATGATGTGACAAAGAAGCAGTACTATGCCAATACCTTTAGTGAAGATTACGAAGTGTTGCATTTAAATGGCAATGTGACGACGAAGGACGGCGCACCGTATTTGCATGTGCACCTTACCATTGCCGACAGTGCCGGACGTACCTTTGGCGGCCATTTAAACAAGGCGACGATTGCCGTCACCGGAGAAATTTTTGTTCGTGTGCTCGAAGGGACGGTGGCGCGAAAGATGGATGAGACCATCGGCATCAATCTCATGGAATTTGTAGAGTGA
- a CDS encoding aldehyde dehydrogenase family protein has translation MTVTFKDNYQLYINGEWRDASDGATLETHNPANGELLAHIAQATESDVDDAVKAAQNAFETWARTSVQERSNILLKIADIIEAHAEELATIETMDNGKSIRETTGADIPLSIDHFRYFAGALRAEEGSATMIDENTLNIILHEPIGVVGQIVPWNFPFLMAAWKIAPALAAGNTIVFKPSSSTSLSVLRLTELIEGLLPKGVFNLITGSGSKSGEYLQNHKGLDKLAFTGSTSVGREIAHAAAEKLIPATLELGGKSANIFFDDCNIEQALEGVQMGILFNQGQVCSAGSRIFVQEGIYDEFVGRLKEAFEKVKVGDPLNPDTQMGAQINKQQQEKILKYIEIGKEEGAEVLTGGEAYTENGCDKGVFMRPTLLTNVKNDARVSCEEIFGPVGVVIKFKDEADVIKMANDSNYGLGGGVWTQDINRAIQVSRGIRTGRVWINNYNSFPASAPFGGYKESGIGRETHKVILSHYTQMKNLLINLSGEKIGMF, from the coding sequence ATGACAGTAACCTTTAAAGACAACTATCAACTCTATATCAATGGCGAGTGGCGTGATGCCTCTGACGGAGCCACATTAGAAACCCACAATCCGGCTAACGGCGAACTTCTTGCTCACATTGCACAGGCCACTGAATCCGATGTGGATGATGCGGTTAAAGCTGCACAAAACGCATTTGAAACTTGGGCTCGCACCTCTGTTCAAGAACGTTCCAATATTCTTTTAAAAATTGCAGATATCATTGAAGCCCATGCTGAAGAACTTGCGACCATTGAAACCATGGATAACGGTAAGTCTATTCGTGAAACCACAGGGGCAGATATTCCTTTGTCCATCGATCATTTCCGTTATTTTGCAGGTGCCCTTCGTGCTGAAGAAGGTTCTGCAACCATGATTGATGAGAATACTTTAAATATTATTTTGCATGAACCCATTGGGGTTGTAGGACAGATTGTGCCTTGGAACTTCCCATTCCTCATGGCCGCATGGAAAATTGCACCGGCCCTTGCAGCCGGGAACACCATAGTTTTCAAACCATCTTCCAGTACCTCGTTAAGTGTGCTCCGGCTGACAGAACTGATTGAGGGATTACTTCCAAAGGGTGTCTTTAATTTGATTACCGGTTCTGGCTCAAAATCCGGTGAATACCTTCAAAACCACAAAGGACTGGATAAACTTGCTTTCACCGGTTCCACTTCTGTAGGACGTGAAATTGCTCATGCTGCAGCTGAAAAATTGATTCCTGCCACCTTGGAACTTGGAGGTAAGAGCGCTAATATTTTCTTTGACGACTGCAACATTGAGCAGGCACTTGAAGGGGTACAGATGGGCATTCTTTTCAACCAAGGGCAAGTGTGCTCGGCAGGCTCTCGGATCTTTGTGCAGGAAGGTATCTATGATGAATTTGTCGGTCGCTTAAAAGAAGCTTTCGAAAAAGTTAAAGTAGGCGATCCGTTGAATCCTGACACTCAAATGGGTGCACAAATCAACAAGCAACAACAGGAAAAAATTCTCAAGTATATTGAAATCGGTAAAGAGGAAGGCGCCGAAGTGCTCACAGGCGGGGAAGCTTATACTGAAAACGGATGTGATAAAGGGGTCTTTATGCGACCAACGCTCCTTACTAATGTGAAGAACGACGCACGTGTGTCTTGTGAAGAAATTTTCGGACCTGTTGGGGTAGTTATTAAGTTTAAAGACGAAGCCGACGTCATTAAAATGGCCAATGATTCCAACTACGGTCTTGGCGGTGGTGTCTGGACACAAGATATCAATCGTGCCATCCAAGTCTCTCGCGGTATTCGCACCGGACGTGTCTGGATCAACAATTACAATTCCTTCCCGGCAAGTGCTCCGTTTGGCGGTTATAAAGAATCCGGTATCGGTCGTGAAACCCATAAAGTTATTTTGAGTCACTATACGCAAATGAAGAATCTTCTCATTAACCTTAGCGGTGAAAAGATTGGTATGTTCTAA
- the tuf gene encoding elongation factor Tu, translated as MAKAKFERTKPHVNIGTIGHVDHGKTTLTAAITFVLNKRFGSGEFVDYAHIDKAPEERERGITISTSHVEYETANRHYAHVDCPGHADYVKNMITGAAQMDGAILVCSAADGPMPQTREHILLARQVGVPSIVVFLNKEDQVDDPELIELVEMEIRDLLNEYDFDGDNTPIVVGSALKALDDPDGEWGDKIIKLMEEVDAYIPEPVRDIDHPFLMPVEDVFSITGRGTVATGRVEQGTVKVGDNVELVGLTEEKRTVVVTGVEMFKKQLDQAQAGDNIGALLRGVQRNEIERGQVLAAPGTIHPHKKFEAEVYVLSKEEGGRHTPFFNGYRPQFYFRTTDVTGDISLQEGVEMVMPGDNSTFTVELITPIAMDEGLRFAIREGGRTVASGVVSKLLD; from the coding sequence ATGGCTAAAGCTAAATTTGAAAGAACCAAACCCCACGTAAATATCGGAACCATCGGTCACGTTGACCACGGAAAAACCACCCTCACCGCAGCAATCACCTTTGTACTAAACAAACGCTTCGGATCCGGTGAATTCGTTGACTACGCACACATCGACAAAGCACCTGAAGAAAGAGAACGTGGTATCACCATCTCCACCTCACACGTCGAATACGAAACCGCCAACCGTCACTACGCCCACGTAGACTGCCCAGGCCACGCCGACTATGTCAAGAACATGATCACCGGTGCAGCCCAAATGGACGGCGCCATCCTCGTATGCTCCGCAGCAGACGGTCCAATGCCACAAACCCGTGAGCACATCCTCTTAGCACGTCAAGTCGGTGTACCATCCATCGTTGTCTTCTTAAACAAAGAAGACCAAGTCGATGATCCAGAACTCATCGAACTCGTAGAAATGGAAATCAGAGACCTGTTAAACGAATACGACTTCGACGGCGACAACACACCAATCGTAGTCGGATCCGCATTAAAAGCACTCGACGATCCAGACGGCGAATGGGGCGACAAAATCATCAAACTCATGGAAGAAGTTGACGCATACATTCCAGAACCAGTACGTGACATCGATCACCCATTCCTCATGCCAGTAGAAGACGTCTTCTCCATCACCGGTCGTGGTACCGTAGCCACCGGTAGAGTCGAACAAGGGACCGTCAAAGTCGGCGACAACGTCGAACTCGTCGGCCTCACCGAAGAAAAGCGCACCGTCGTCGTCACCGGTGTCGAAATGTTCAAGAAACAACTCGACCAAGCCCAAGCAGGGGACAACATCGGGGCACTCCTACGCGGTGTACAACGTAACGAAATCGAAAGAGGCCAAGTCTTAGCCGCACCGGGAACCATTCACCCACACAAAAAATTTGAAGCCGAAGTCTACGTACTGAGCAAAGAAGAAGGCGGACGACACACCCCATTCTTCAACGGCTACCGTCCACAATTCTACTTCAGAACCACCGACGTAACCGGGGACATCTCCCTACAAGAAGGCGTAGAAATGGTCATGCCAGGAGACAACTCCACCTTCACCGTAGAACTCATCACCCCAATTGCCATGGACGAAGGACTACGCTTCGCCATTCGTGAAGGCGGCCGTACCGTAGCATCCGGCGTGGTATCCAAGCTGCTCGACTAA
- the fusA gene encoding elongation factor G, producing MARDIPLKEVRNIGIMAHIDAGKTTTTERILYYTGKIHKIGETHEGGAQMDWMEQEQERGITITSAATTAHWKGHRLNIIDTPGHVDFTVEVERSLRVLDGAVALFDAKSGVEPQSETVWRQADKYGVPRIAHINKMDVTGADFYRSVDTIDKKLKGNPVPIQIPMGAEDQFIGMIDLVEMQAEIYKNEDGTEIEITDIPAEYVDKANEYRENLIDKVADFDEELMMAYLEGEDISKEQIKSAIRKGTLAVKITPVTCGSSYKNKGVQLLLDAIVDYLPSPLDIPSIKGVDDDGNEMERHAADEEPLSALAFKIVSDPFVGKLAYFRVYSGVLKSGSYVYNSTKGKRERIGRILLMHANKREEVDEVYAGEIAAAVGLKDTTTGDTLCDEKNHVILEQMEFPDPVISVAIEPKSKASQEKMGIALQKLAEEDPTFRTYTDEETGQTIIAGMGELHLDIIVDRLLREFKVEANIGNPQVSYRESIQSASEGEGKYVRQSGGRGQYGHCKIRIEPLEPGDGFVFENNIVGGAIPKEFIGPTQQGIEEAMQSGVLGGYEVLDVKVELYDGSFHDVDSSEMAFKIAGSMALRDALSKANPVLLEPTMKVEITTPEEYMGDVIGDINSRRGRMEGMELVNGAQIITSYVPLAEMFGYATSLRSNTQGRANYSMQFDHYEPVPKNIADEVLGAKK from the coding sequence ATGGCTCGCGATATACCTTTAAAAGAAGTCCGAAACATAGGTATCATGGCGCATATTGACGCCGGAAAGACGACCACAACAGAACGTATCCTTTACTACACCGGAAAAATCCATAAAATTGGCGAAACCCATGAGGGTGGCGCACAAATGGACTGGATGGAACAAGAACAGGAACGTGGTATTACCATTACATCGGCAGCTACCACAGCTCACTGGAAGGGACACCGACTGAACATTATCGATACTCCGGGACACGTTGACTTTACTGTAGAAGTTGAACGTTCCCTTCGTGTACTTGACGGTGCCGTAGCACTGTTTGATGCGAAGAGCGGTGTAGAACCTCAATCTGAAACTGTATGGCGTCAAGCGGATAAATATGGCGTACCTAGAATTGCTCATATTAACAAAATGGACGTCACTGGCGCTGATTTCTATCGTTCAGTAGACACCATTGATAAAAAACTTAAGGGCAACCCAGTGCCGATTCAAATCCCTATGGGTGCTGAAGATCAATTTATCGGCATGATCGATCTTGTAGAAATGCAAGCCGAAATCTACAAGAATGAAGACGGTACTGAAATCGAGATCACAGATATCCCTGCTGAATACGTCGATAAAGCCAACGAATATCGGGAAAATCTGATCGATAAAGTGGCGGACTTTGATGAAGAACTGATGATGGCTTACCTTGAGGGTGAAGACATTTCCAAGGAACAAATTAAATCAGCGATTCGAAAAGGTACCCTTGCCGTAAAGATCACTCCGGTTACTTGTGGTTCATCCTACAAGAACAAGGGCGTGCAGTTGCTTCTGGACGCTATCGTTGACTACTTGCCTTCACCACTGGACATTCCATCAATCAAAGGTGTGGATGATGACGGTAATGAAATGGAACGCCATGCAGCTGATGAAGAACCGCTTTCTGCTCTGGCATTTAAGATTGTATCTGACCCGTTTGTCGGTAAACTTGCTTACTTCAGAGTTTACTCCGGGGTATTGAAGTCCGGATCTTATGTCTACAACTCTACCAAAGGTAAGAGAGAACGTATTGGCCGTATTCTTTTGATGCACGCCAACAAACGTGAAGAAGTGGATGAAGTTTATGCAGGGGAAATCGCAGCGGCAGTCGGTCTGAAAGATACAACCACTGGTGATACCCTTTGTGATGAAAAGAATCACGTCATTCTTGAACAAATGGAATTCCCGGATCCGGTCATTTCCGTTGCTATCGAACCGAAGTCCAAAGCTTCTCAAGAAAAGATGGGGATCGCCCTTCAAAAACTCGCAGAAGAAGACCCTACCTTCAGAACGTATACCGATGAAGAAACCGGTCAAACTATTATTGCCGGTATGGGTGAGCTTCACTTGGACATCATTGTTGACCGTCTCCTTCGTGAATTTAAAGTAGAAGCCAACATTGGTAATCCGCAAGTATCTTATCGCGAATCCATTCAATCCGCATCCGAAGGCGAAGGTAAGTATGTACGTCAATCCGGTGGTCGTGGACAATACGGTCACTGTAAGATTCGCATCGAACCGCTTGAACCGGGTGACGGCTTTGTCTTTGAAAATAACATTGTCGGTGGGGCCATTCCTAAGGAATTTATCGGACCTACCCAACAAGGCATTGAAGAAGCTATGCAGTCCGGTGTACTCGGCGGCTACGAAGTTCTCGACGTGAAGGTTGAACTTTATGACGGATCTTTCCACGATGTCGACTCTTCAGAAATGGCATTTAAGATTGCAGGATCCATGGCACTTCGGGATGCACTCTCCAAAGCGAACCCTGTCCTTCTCGAACCAACCATGAAAGTTGAAATCACTACCCCTGAAGAATATATGGGTGATGTTATTGGTGATATCAACTCCCGTCGTGGTCGGATGGAAGGTATGGAATTGGTAAACGGTGCACAAATCATCACCAGCTATGTACCGTTGGCTGAAATGTTCGGCTATGCAACATCATTGCGTTCCAACACCCAAGGTCGTGCCAACTACTCCATGCAGTTTGATCACTATGAACCGGTACCAAAGAACATTGCAGATGAAGTTCTTGGAGCTAAGAAGTAA